From Thalassotalea euphylliae, the proteins below share one genomic window:
- a CDS encoding CheR family methyltransferase yields MSEVREAAYQLSSKNFKFICEYVYNAAGIVLGEAKREMVYRRLTRVIRERKLADFDAYCDLLRSQPEQEKTYFINAITTNLTSFYREQHHFDYLTEHEFPKLLDERRDTKRIRLWSSASSTGEEPYSLAITTHQSFSHVLNRWDVKILATDIDSNVLATADQGVYTTNRIEGLTQSIQQRYFKKGTGANASKVKVTDDIRSLVTFKQLNLLHEWPMSGPFDVIFCRNVIIYFDKATQQDLFARYYDMLAPGGLLMLGHSENLGEYQRYFENVGRTIFRKPV; encoded by the coding sequence ATGAGTGAGGTACGGGAAGCTGCTTACCAGCTAAGCAGCAAAAATTTTAAGTTTATTTGTGAGTATGTTTATAACGCCGCGGGAATCGTGCTCGGTGAAGCTAAGCGAGAAATGGTTTATCGGCGCTTAACGCGAGTTATTCGTGAGCGCAAGCTAGCGGACTTTGATGCTTATTGCGACCTATTAAGATCGCAGCCAGAGCAGGAGAAAACCTACTTTATCAATGCAATCACCACCAACTTGACCAGCTTTTACCGAGAGCAACATCATTTTGACTATTTAACGGAGCATGAATTTCCCAAGCTGCTTGATGAGCGCCGTGATACTAAACGTATAAGGTTGTGGTCGAGCGCGAGTTCAACTGGAGAAGAGCCCTACAGTCTGGCGATTACAACGCATCAGAGCTTTTCACATGTGTTAAACCGTTGGGATGTCAAGATTCTTGCGACAGATATCGACAGCAATGTGCTCGCGACAGCAGATCAAGGGGTGTATACCACTAACCGCATTGAGGGGCTGACTCAGTCGATTCAGCAGCGATATTTTAAAAAAGGCACGGGGGCAAACGCGAGTAAAGTCAAAGTCACTGACGACATTCGTTCGCTCGTCACGTTTAAGCAGCTTAATTTGTTACACGAGTGGCCGATGAGTGGGCCGTTTGACGTTATTTTCTGTCGTAACGTGATTATTTACTTTGATAAGGCAACGCAGCAAGATTTGTTTGCCCGCTATTACGATATGCTCGCCCCAGGTGGCTTATTGATGCTTGGTCACAGCGAAAACCTTGGTGAGTACCAGCGTTATTTTGAAAATGTTGGGCGCACAATTTTTAGAAAGCCAGTATAG
- the cheD gene encoding chemoreceptor glutamine deamidase CheD, whose translation MVTRQEQIAVKSALARCAPDFKHVNHYWDKQRDTVVAKILPGEFYMTSDPILISTTLGSCISACIWDERTKVGGMNHFMLPATDKNAHEVDWGQRGLASDATRYGNFAMEHLINTLLKHGAQRRNLRAKVFGGGKVLKKMSDIGERNTAFVFNYLSIERIEVVKHDVGSIYPRKVIFDPITGRAFVKLLDNLHNDTIAQRERDYRTRIDHESVEGDVELF comes from the coding sequence ATGGTAACTAGGCAGGAACAAATTGCAGTAAAGTCAGCCTTAGCGCGCTGTGCACCTGACTTTAAGCATGTTAACCACTATTGGGATAAGCAACGCGACACGGTTGTCGCGAAGATTTTACCGGGCGAGTTTTATATGACATCCGATCCGATCCTCATTTCAACAACACTTGGGTCATGTATTTCGGCTTGCATTTGGGATGAGCGCACGAAAGTGGGGGGCATGAATCATTTTATGCTGCCTGCAACAGACAAAAATGCGCATGAAGTGGATTGGGGACAGCGCGGACTAGCATCAGATGCAACTCGCTATGGCAACTTTGCGATGGAGCATTTAATCAATACTTTGCTCAAGCATGGCGCCCAACGTCGCAACTTACGCGCCAAAGTATTTGGCGGCGGTAAAGTACTGAAAAAGATGTCAGATATAGGAGAGCGTAACACGGCATTTGTCTTCAACTATTTGAGTATTGAGCGCATTGAGGTGGTTAAACACGATGTCGGTTCGATTTACCCAAGGAAAGTCATTTTTGATCCGATAACAGGGCGTGCATTTGTCAAGCTCTTGGATAATTTACACAATGATACGATTGCGCAACGCGAGCGCGACTACCGCACTCGCATTGACCATGAATCAGTTGAAGGTGATGTTGAGTTGTTTTAA
- a CDS encoding protein-glutamate methylesterase/protein-glutamine glutaminase: MNITNMKKIKVLIVDDSSVIRSILTEIISSDPALEVVGEAKDPYVAREQIKKLNPDVITLDVEMPKMDGITFLSNLMRLRPMPVIMLSTLTTKGADITLEALELGAIDFIAKPSFEVLLANRYAFKDALLDKLKSAVTVDQKSYQLSSAISSAKQTKQAEQSTLAFAGCKRANHLVAIGSSTGGTDALRQVITQLPVNCPPVVIAQHIPVKFSERFATRLNSHVAVTVQEARHGQKLKEGNVYIAPGDQHLQVVLKNGSLFSVLEDSEPVNRHKPSVDVLFDSLMPIASNTQALLLTGMGQDGAAGMAKLKKHGARTLIQNKASSLIWGMPGAAHALNAHTSEHSLTDIAQELLAYAALSREQMKEVING; the protein is encoded by the coding sequence ATGAATATAACGAATATGAAGAAAATTAAGGTACTAATCGTCGACGATTCTTCGGTGATCCGCAGCATTTTAACGGAGATCATTAGCTCAGATCCGGCTTTAGAGGTTGTGGGTGAAGCCAAAGACCCATACGTGGCGCGCGAGCAGATTAAAAAACTCAACCCTGATGTGATTACGCTTGATGTCGAGATGCCTAAGATGGACGGCATCACTTTTTTGAGTAATTTAATGCGTTTGCGACCGATGCCCGTCATTATGTTATCGACCTTGACCACAAAAGGTGCAGACATCACCTTGGAAGCTCTTGAACTGGGCGCGATAGACTTTATCGCGAAACCTAGTTTTGAGGTGTTATTGGCCAATCGTTACGCATTTAAAGATGCGCTCTTAGATAAGCTTAAATCAGCGGTTACAGTTGATCAGAAAAGCTATCAATTGTCTTCTGCGATCAGCTCAGCTAAACAAACCAAACAAGCAGAGCAATCAACCTTGGCCTTTGCCGGTTGTAAGCGTGCGAATCATTTGGTGGCAATCGGTTCCTCTACTGGCGGGACTGACGCGTTGCGCCAAGTTATTACGCAACTACCCGTCAATTGTCCTCCAGTCGTTATTGCCCAGCATATTCCGGTAAAATTCAGTGAACGTTTTGCGACTCGACTTAATAGTCATGTTGCTGTGACAGTGCAAGAAGCGCGACACGGACAAAAACTGAAAGAAGGTAATGTCTATATCGCGCCAGGTGATCAGCATTTGCAAGTGGTATTGAAAAACGGCTCGCTATTCTCGGTACTCGAAGATTCCGAGCCAGTGAATCGGCATAAACCATCAGTTGATGTCTTGTTTGATTCACTTATGCCTATTGCCAGCAACACCCAAGCGCTATTGTTAACTGGTATGGGGCAAGACGGCGCGGCAGGTATGGCGAAGTTGAAAAAACACGGTGCGCGCACCTTGATTCAGAATAAAGCGTCGAGTTTAATTTGGGGAATGCCAGGAGCTGCCCATGCACTTAATGCCCATACGAGTGAGCATTCATTAACTGATATTGCGCAAGAGCTATTAGCTTATGCGGCGTTATCCCGTGAGCAGATGAAAGAGGTTATTAATGGTTAA